AGTTATTTCGATTTAACCCAAGAAACCAAACTGCTAAAACTATATCAATAGCTTGTTCATCCTTATAAGGGCTAAACAACATTGGATTATTTATAATAATTTGTTTTAATGATTCCTGATAGGATATAACAACTGCTTCCAAGTTTTCTGCAAGTTCTTTATCGCGAGGATTGAATCTATTTAAAAACCAGTAAGTCCAAATTCCTGTCAGCGAGAGGCGACCAATAATATCAAATAGCTTCAGGTTTACATCAACTGGGCAAGAAGGATGAGTAGCTGATGATAAAGCGTAAAGACTGTTAGCATGAGGGAGTATTGCTGCTTCTAAATAATGATTTATTATTTCAAAGTAAAGTTTAAAAATAGCGTCAAGCGTTTCTCTTATTAATTGTGATACTTTATCGTTTTTTTCAAATACTACTTTAGATATATCCCAAGCATGAAGAAGAGATATTTCTGATGCTAAGTAAGCACTCTCTAAATTTTTCTCTTCGCGACACCAACTATAAAGAATCCACAAGGAAATGTAGATTTGCCTTACTGAGGTCAGAATCTCTGTTTGAGTGTTATTTTCTGCTTTAGTCAGAAAATTAATCAAATAACTAAAGTGCTTAAATGAGACTTCTGGCTCATCAATCATGGCAAGTGCTTTTCTAAGCTGACTTCGTAAATGCTCAGGAACTAAATCTTCTTGCAAAAAATATTGTTCAATATAGTCAGCAAGCTTGTCACCATTCCACTCACTAAATGACAAATTCTCCCTTTGATTTTTAGCAGTATATCCAGATACTTCTTGTCTTATTTTTGACTCAATATCACCACCAAAACATAAGCAAATTTCAACTGGTTTATCACGATGTTCAGGTGGAATTCTTGATGGAATAAATGCGTCAATAATTTCATCTATTGATGGGCGCAGGGCTTGATCAGATGACCCGTTCCAAGTGCTACGAGTAAGGTTTCCCGCTTTTACAGAAAAAAGGTAAACTTTTTCTTCTCCATTGTCGATACGACCAACTGCGGCAATATCAACTCCATATTCCTTAGTTCCACGGCTGGGGGAGATAAAAACATTTAGCCCCATTTGACTGAGTAAGTCAGGCAAGATAGAATCAAGCTCATTTCGTTCTCTAAGTGAGGAGAGATATTCTTTAATTACCAATTTCATTACATGCATCCCTCCAACCGAAATCTACGAACTTGAAAATCTAATCCATGTGGATCAATATATTGTAGCGAAGGAAATTCAAAGCGAGTGCTAATCTTTTGCATTAGAGTTTCTTGTCTAGAGGTTATATTATCATGATGTATGTGATAAATTGTGCTATCACCATACAAAATCACTGATTCTTTTACTATTGAGAGGAAAACTGATTTTTCTCTTGCTTCATTATGTACGTCATTTATTATTTTATGGTGAAACCTGTTATATGCATGACGCTGTGCTTCACTTGGTCGTAGCTCATTAATTTTTAAAGCCTGATCTATACCTTCATGATAATCCTTAAGTTTAGCTAACACAGATGTTACAAAGTTTTTTGTTTTCTCTGATGCGCCATCCGATGATTTTTCAAGATAATCTTTTACGCTGCCGGGATAACTGATAAGCAGGGGATTAAATGTAATGCTAATTATTTCTTCAATTTGTTCTTCGGGTGCAGAATCAATTAAAGAAAAAATAAAGCTAATTGCGGAAATTTGTTTGGAAAAAAACCAACCGCAGGCTTTCTTTGCTAAGAAAACATGAAAACTTTCATATTTTTCTGAGAGCTGAGATATATCACATTTGATGATTACCCCTTTGTCTCTTGTCATATCAAGTAAATCAAGACAGAATCGTCCAAGCATGGCTTTTCTAGATAAAAACCATCGAGTAATAAGATTTGAAAGATAAATATCACTCTTGCATATTTCTCTCATCAAACAGCTAAAGTCGGAAATGGATATTTTATAGTTAGATCGTTCAAATAGTTTTTCAAGAAATATAATAACTTTGTCAAACTCTCTTTTTTCCAGCATATTTGACAGAATGTTATCAAGACGGCTTATCGTTCCTTTGTTCTGTGGTTTTATTTGGTAGGCAAACTTAATAAGACAAGCTTCTATATCGTCAGGTGTATTTTCTTTATTGAAAGATAAAAGTTCTAGGGCTGTATGTACAAATAAGTCACTAGCTATATCTTTATGTTTTTCTATGAAGTCCAATAAGATTGACTTGCAATTTTTTTCTTGTAGGAAAAGTGAAAACAGCGATCTTAATGATATGGATAATACTTCATCATTCTCTGTTTTTGATGATGCAATAATCACTTCTAATGCTATTTTTACAAGATCAAGTTGATTATTGTAATTAATAAAACCTAAGGAAAAAATGGCTCTTTTTGAAATAAAATGATTTTCATTTTTTACTAGTGAAAGGGTTTTTCTTGTGTGTTCCTCTAAATTTAAATCTGCCCCTGAAAGAATCGCTGGTGAAATAAAGTCAAATTCATCATCAACGTCTGTAGTTGCTATCGAGAGTAATTCGTTTGATCTTGTAGGATTTTTACGACAGAAATCTTTAAATGGAGTCATAAGCATATATGCCGCCATATCATCACCAGCTTCTAAAGAGAGGTGCTTAACACAATCCATAACTTGATGAACAGGGGCATTGATTGAAGGTAAGATTTCCTCAAGTATATATCTAAGTAGAAAAAAATCCCCGTTTGTATTTTTTCGTGTTAATTTTCTAAACTCAACGATAACATCTATCTGACCTTCGTTATGCATTCGTATTAATAATGGACGCAGAGTTTTTTCATTCTTGCGACTTTCCAAATCAAGCTCGTAAACCACATCCAAAAAAGTGTCATTTTTACAGCTTTGAAGTAGTTTCTTGGTAATCTCTTCCATTATGTTCTATCTCTTTTATCAGTGGCTTTAGTTTCTTGATACCCCAACGCCAGCATCGCATTCTTCACCCCATACAACGCCAACACATCCCGCAGCCACAACCGACACCCTTGCTCTTCAACACTATGATCCGCCGAGCAATCTACCTGCCATTGCCGCAGCACATACCCCGCCATTGCCGCCCGCAGTTTCAGATGCAGCACACCATCAACCATGCCGTAGTCGCGTTCGGTGATGTCGGGGTGTGGACGGTCAGGGTGCGGCACGATGTCGAGTTCGACAATGCGGTTCCACTGGATGTCTTGCGCGGGGAGTTCGTGTTTGGCGGGGTTGCCATCCAGCAGTTCGGTGGATTCCATGCGCGTAAACACAAAGTCGCGGAATTCGCCGGATTTGCGGTCAAAAGCGCGGACGTGCCAGCGCAGCCCGTCATTTGCCAATGCGAACGGCACAATTTCCCGCTCCGACATCCCGCTGGAATGCGAGAAATAACGCATCCGCACCGCTTTACGCTGATAAATCGCCCGCGTCACGGGCGCAAGGATGTCAACCACAGGGCGGTTTAACATCGGCGGCAGTTCACACGCCAAAAACGCATCCTGCATCTGGCTGATACCATCGCCAAACCCTTGCGACAACATCATCAACACCCGCTCGACATTGTGCGCAAACGCAGGCCGAAAGCCACAGCCCAGCACATACGCCTTGCTGCTGCCATCCAGACTGAGGTTATCGGGGCAAAGCTCGCGGTATTGCGCAAAATCGCGGGTCGCAGCGGCGGGCGCAATGCCAAAGCGCTCCATCAAATCCTGACGGCGCACATCACCCAGAAAGAACAAGCGGAACTCAATGTACGCCAGCCGTTCGCGCTGCGGCAGGCTCAAGGAGGCGAGTGTATCGGAAGAGGTTGTCGTAGTGTCGGTTTGTTTCATAGCGCATATTATGATCGTTACTATTTTTAAATTCAACAAAATGAGCTACTATACATAACCAATATGATGACATCTTTGAATGAGACAGAGACAAGCCATGAAAAAGGAATTGGTTCACACAGCCCAAGAACGTTATTCAGATGCAGGCGATACCGCTTTGTTCGGCAAACCAACGCAATCCATGAAAGCCCAATGGAATGTGCCTGACAATCGTCCGCTGGCGGATTTCGCCCCAACCATCATTCTCAAAGCTAAAGACTTCGCCACAGAAATCACTATCTTCAACGCCCGCGAACACAAAATGAACACGGAAGCCGCCATTTCCAGCGAACACATCACCAACAATCAAGCGGTGCGTAAAACACTGCTGGAGCGCGGCATTCGCCCAGAAAACCTGCCACCCGCCGAAGATGTGAAGAAAGTAGAGCGTCGTTTGGCTTCTGAAGCGAAAAAGGCACTCAAAAAGCCCGACGTATTAGACGAGTGAGTTCAGCTATCACCCACAACAACTACAATTCCGCTTATACTTCTCCATCTTCCCAATCCCCGGATTAAACGTATTGGTCGGATCAAGCTTTTTGTAGAACTCTCGCAAGCCACTTTCCGCCTTATACAAATGCCCCACATTATGCTCCGCCGGGTATTTCGCCCCCCGCGCATCCAGCAATTCCAGCATCGCCGCTTTCACCGCATGGGCATCCGCACCCTTTTTCAGAATGTAATCCTGATGGAAAACGTGGCACATAAAATGCCCGTAATACAAGGTATGTTCAATTTGGCTGCGAATGTGTTCCGGCAACACTTCCACCCAATCCGCATCATTGCGCCGCAACGCAATGTCCAACGCCAACATTTCTTCGCCGACCTGATCACTGAACAAGGTCTGGTAACGAATCGCCGCGCCCGCCGCCGCAAACCGCTGCAAAAACGCCTTACTCGCCTCCTGCGGCGTACACTCAAAATACGCCCCCGCATTGCCCGTATCCGCAAAGAATTCCGGCAAAAACGCCTGCGCCTCCGCAATCCCGCCCTCACTCATTTTCAAAATCAAGTGATGTTCATAAAGGTCACGGAATTCCAACAAACGATCCGGCAAATGCTGCGGAAACAAACGGCTTGCCCCCTGCATCACCCGATCACTCAAATATTTGGGCAACACCGGCAACTTGTTCAACGTCGCATCGGTACGCCCCTTAATCGCAAACAACTTCGGCATCACATCCGTCCCCAACTTCTCAATCGTCAGGAAGGTATCTTTGCCATACTTTTCCGCAATATTGAAAATATCGCGGTGCATGTATTCGCCCACTTCCGGCACATTTTCAAACTGACTGAGGATGTGCCGACGCAAGCGCGTCAACACCTGCGGGTCATTCGTGCCAATGTAAAATGCTTGTTCCTGCTGCACCATCGGAAACGTATCCAGCCGCACCGCAAACACCGCCAATTTCCCCGCGCACCCGCTGGCTTCAAACAAGCGGCTTTCATCGGCATTGAAACGCGCCGGTGTTGCCGCATCCACATCGCGCAACCGCGCCACGTAGTCGCGAGCCGATGCCAGCTTACCGCCGTCATCCACCCCGTCTTTCGCAAAATCGTCAGACTCCAGTCGCGTAATCATCTCCTCCGGCGACTCGCCCAAGGCAATGCCCAAATGGTTAACCATTTCGAGCTTGCCCTGTTCATTCACCTGCGCAAACAGCGCCATTTCGGTGTAAGCCGGGCCGCGCTTGACCAATGCCCCGCCGGAATTATTTGCCACTCCACCGACAATCGACGCGCCCAAACAGGACGAGCCGATCACCGAATGCGGCGCACGTTTCAACGGTTTGAGCAGTTTTTCCAACTTGTGCAAGGTTGCACCGGGAAAACTCAACACCTGTTCACCACCATTCAACAGCACCAAATCGTCCATCGCCAAGGTATTGATCACCACCACCTCACGGTCGTAATCGTCCCCGCTGGGGGTCGAGCCTTCCGTCAAGCCGGTTTTCGCTGCCTGCATGATAATAATGGTGTTCGCATCCACACAGGCTTGCAGCACGCGCCACAAATGCAGCAGCGTTTGCGGAAACACCACCGCCAATGCTGTGCCACTGCCCGAACGGAAACCAGTACGGTAATACTCAGTACGGCGTTGCCCGGTCGTCAGCTTATCCGCGCCCACAATGCCTTGCAGGGTGGTGATCAGGGGATGGTTCATGGCACTTGCCTCACATTAATGGGTCAGTCACGCCTAAGAAATGGATGGCAATCATGGTAATAATGCCCGCCATCACCAAATAATACAGCGTCGGAATAATCGTCATACGAATGGTTTGCCCTTCACGCCCTAGTAAGCCTACCGTTGCCGATGCTGCCACCACGTTGTGAATCGCAATCATATTGCCCGCTGCTGCACCCACCGCTTGCACCGCCACCAACATTGCACCCGATACCCCAATCAACCCCGCTGTATCAAATTGGAATTGCGCCAACATCAGGTTAGAAACGGTATTCGAGCCAGCAATAAACGCGCCCAATGCCCCAACTGCCGGAGCAAAGAACGGGTAAACATCACCTACACTGGTCGCCACCAATTGCGCCATTGCACGTGGCATAGACGGTAAATCCGCCAGATTCACCCCAGAGTTAATCAGAATCCGCACCATTGGAATGGTGAAAATCAATACAAAGCCCGCACCCAGCAACGTCCGCGAAGACTCGCCCACTGCCGCTTTCAACTCAGAAAATTTCATGCGATGCAGGAAGAATGTCGCCAGCACCACCAACACCATAATGCCACCCGGCAAGTACAAGAACTCGATTTTGCCGGAAATGCCTTTTTCACCCAGAATATCCACCCAAGGCAATACCAAGGTATTGTTGAGGAAAGCTTTCACATCGGCATTCGCCCGTGACAACACCAGCAACGCCGCCAGCAAGACATACGGCAACCACGCCATGCCAATCGACACGGGTGCTTTTGCGGTCAGGCTATCCAGTTTGATTTCGATGCTGCCCATCCATTCCGCTGCCCATTCGCTCGGTGGGGCAAAATCCCACGATTTTTTCGGCACGAGGAAACCGGCACGCGCCGCAGGCACAACCAATGACAAACCGACCAACGCACCAATGATAGAAGGGAATTCCGGCCCTAAAAACACGCCAGCCAGCGCGTAAGGAATCACAAACGCCAAACCGGTAAAAATCGCAAATGGCGCAACCGCCAAACCTTCCGTCCACGACTTATTACGCCCAAAGAAACGGGTCAGCATCATCGCCATAAACAACGGCATTAACACGCCAATAATCGCGTGGGTAATCGCCACCTCAGAGGTAATCAGCGCGTAAAACACTTCCCAACTAGAGCCATTCGCTGTCAGAGTTTCGCTGATACCGGCTTTATCCAAACCGCCGGAAACGCCCACCACAATTGGTGTACCCACCGCGCCAAACGATACGGGCGTGGATTGCACCATCATTCCGACCATGACGGCTGCCATTGCCGGAAAACCCAAGGCTACCATCAACGGTGCGACCACCGCTGCGGGTGTACCAAAACCGGATGCACCCTCAATAAAGCAGCCAAACAACCAAGCCACGATAATGACCTGAATGCGCCGATCGGTACTGACATTCGAGAATCCCGCCCGAATCGCGGTAATCGCCCCCGAATGTTTCAGCGTATTCAGCAGCAAGATTGCCCCGAAAATAATCCACAGAATGGCACCCGTCAGAATCAGACCTTGCAGGGTAGAAGCCAGCACCCGGTTGAAGGTCATTTCCCACGCGGTCAGCGCAATCGCTGCCGTCACCACAAATACCACGGGCATCGCTCGCCGTGCAGGCCAGTTCAATCCCACTAGCAGCACGGCTGCTAGCACCAAGGGCAAAAATGCCAGTAACGAAAGTAACGTTTGACTCATTGAGAACTCCTCCTCCTGAATATGATTGGTCTTACCAATTTAGCTAAAATGACCAACTGGTAAGACCATGAATTCTGGGGCTTTTCGTAAGTCCTTGTCAATACACAATCTAATTCACTTGCAATAAAACTTTCAGGCTTTTATGATAGCCGAAATTGGTAAGACCAAAAGAGCGGAAGCCATGAAGAAATTACGTATCGCCGAGCAACTCACTCAACAACTGGAACAGATGATCACCAGCGGACATTTCACGCTGGGCGAACGTTTGCCTGCCGAACGCGCCTTGGCTGAACAATTCGGCGTATCGCGCCCCTCGCTGCGCGAATCCATCCAAACCCTGAACAGTCGCGGCTTGCTGGTTTCCAAGCCGGGCGGCGGCACGTTTGTGCAAAGCGATACGCCACACGCCAACGCGCCGTGCAGCAGCCCATTGGTCGAGTTGTTCCGCGACAATCCCGAATACCGTTTCGATGTGCTGGAAATCCGCCACGCGCTAGAAGGCAATGCCGCTTGGTACGCTGCTTTGCGTGCCACCGATGACGACAAAGCCAATATCCGCGATTGTTTCGAGATCATGATTCAACGCCACGGCAACGCCGACCCGATGGACGAAGCCCGCGCCGATGCCGATTTCCACCTCGCGATTGTCGAAGCCTCGCACAATCTGGTGCTGTTGCACGTCATGAAAAACCTGTTTGAACTGCTGCAAAACAGCATTTCGCACAATCTGGATAAGCTCTACACCATCCCGCGTGTGTTCGATCCGCTCAAGAATCAGCACCGTGAACTGATGGAAGCCGTCCTTGCCAGCGACCCCGAACGCGCCCGCAAAGCCGCGCAAGAACATCTGGCTTTTGTGGAAGATTCCCTCAAATCCATCGACGCAGACGAAGCCCGCAAAGTGCGTTCGTTGCGCCACCTTACTTTGCTTGGAAGGTAAACCCATGCCCCCCATACCTGACACCATCTACTTTTTTGGCACTTGCCTCGTCGATTTGATGTACCCGCAAGCGGGTGTGTCGGCGATGCAATTGATTCAACGTGCGGGGGTGAAAGTCATTTTCCCACCCGCACAAACCTGTTGCGGACAACCCGCTTGGAACTCCGGCTACCGTGACGAAGCGCGTAGCGTGGCACGGGCGCAAATCGCGCTGTTCCCCAAACCCATTCCCATCGTGATTCCCTCCGGTTCGTGTGCGGGGATGATGAAAGTGCATTACCCCGAACTCTTCGCGGGGCAACCGGACGAAGCGCAAGCGGTGGATGTTGCCAGCCGCGTGTACGAACTCACCGAATTCCTCGTCGATGTGCTGCACATTGAGCTGCAAGATTTGGGCGAACCCGTAACAGTGGCGGTACACACGTCCTGTTCCGCCCGCCGTGAAATGGGTGTTGCCGACAAGATCGAATCATTGCTGGGGCAACTCAGCAATGTGCAACGGGTGGAACACGCACGTAAACCCGAATGCTGCGGTTTCGGCGGCACGTTCGCGGTGAAAGAACCGGAAATTTCGGCGGCGATGGTGCTGGATAAAGTCACCCACATTCGCCATGCACAGCCAGACCGCCTGATTAGTCAGGAGTGTGGTTGCTTGCTGAATATTAGCGGGACGATGGAAAAGCAGGGGGATGCGATTCCGCATCAGCATATTGCGGAGTTTTTGTGGGAGCGTACTAGCATGGCTTCGACTTCGCTCAGCCAACGGACAGATCGTTCCCTGAGCGAAGTCGAAGGGAACACGACGGAGGGTACACCATGACATCCACTTTCCGCACCACCGTCCGCACCAACCTCGCAAAGCCCGAAGTCCGCGCCAATTTTTACCGCGCAATGGATGGCTTGATGACGCGCCGCCTCGACCAATTCCCCGACAAAGCCGAACTGGAACGCTTGCGCACCCAAAGCATGGCAATCCGCGCCAATGCCCTAAGCAAGCTGCCGGAATTGCTGGAAACGCTCGAAGCCAACCTGACCCGCAACGGCATCCAAGTGCATTGGGCTGAAACCACTGACCAAGCCAACCAAATCGTGTTGTCGATTTTGCAAAAGCATAACGCCAAGTCGATCATCAAGGGCAAGTCGATGGTGTCGGAAGAAATGGGCTTAAACCATTTCCTCGAAGCCTTGGGCATTGAAGCCTTGGAATCGGATTTGGGCGAATTCATTATCCAGCTCGACCACGAAGCGCCGTCGCACATTATCATGCCCGCGATTCACAAAAACCGCATACAGATTGCCAAGTTGTTCCACGAAAAATTCCCCGACATTCCTTACACCGAAGACGTGGATGAATTGACGCAAATGGCGCGGCGCATTTTGCGCGACAAGTTTTACGCGACAACGGTGGGGCTTTCCGGCGTGAATTTCATGGTGGCAGAAACGGGTACGTTGTGTCTGGTGGAAAACGAGGGCAACGGGCGGATGTCCACAACCGCGCCATCGGTGCATATCGCGGTCACGGGCATTGAAAAAGTGGTGGAAAGCCTGAGCGATGTGCCGCCGCTATTGAGCATTTTGACGCGCTCGGCAACGGGGCAACCGATTACCACCTACTTCAATATGATTTCCGGCCCGCGTAAGCCGGGGGAAAAGGATGGCCCCGAAGAGGTGCATTTGGTGTTGCTGGATAATGGGCGTTCCAATATTTACAGTGACCCGGAATTGCTGGCGACGCTGCGTTGCATTCGTTGCGGGGCGTGTATTAACCATTGTCCGGTATACGTGCGCATTGGTGGACACAGTTATGGCACGGTGTATCCGGGGCCGATTGGCTCGATTTTAGAGCCGCAAAAAGCGGGGTTGGATGTGCATGGCGAATTGGCGCAAGCCTCAACCTTGTGCGGTGCGTGTAGCGAAGTTTGCCCGGTACGCATTCCGATTCCCAGTATTCTCAACCGCTTGCGTTACGACGGGGTGCGCAGGGATACCGCCAATACCAACACCGTGGGTTCGGGTAAACGCCGTACTTTGAGTGAAGCAGCGACATGGAAAACCTGGGCGTGGGCGGCAACGCATCCAACGATTTACCATGCCGGTTCGTCGCTGGCGACGCACTTCAAAGGCATGTTACCGACCAATTTGGGCGCGTGGACAACGGTACGTAGTGCGCCGAAACTGGCGGAATCCACTTTGCACCAACAAGTAAAAAATCTGGGAGTCGACCATGAGTAATACTGCACGCGCCAATATTCTCGCTCGTTTGAAAGAAACCCCTCCCCAACCCTCCCACACCTCTTATTCCTCCCCTGACAAGGGGAGGTTAGGAGGGGTTTCTTACGATTGGGATACGGCGGAACGGGTACGGCGTTTTACCGAACGCATGGTCGCAGTACGCGCCGAAGTACATCACGCCACGGCCGAAACGTGGCTGGATGTCGTCAGCCAAGTGTGTGCTGCCAAGGGTTTGAACAACTTGTTGGTTTCGCCGGAAACGGTGCTGGGCAAACAGATTCACGCGCAAGCCGACCGCTTTCCCACTCTCAAAACCTACGATCAGCCCATTGAAAGCTGGAAACAGGAAATGTTTTACGGGATAGATGCCGCGTTTACGGGCACGTATGGCGGAATTGCGGAAACGGGAACGTTGATCGTGATGCCATCCGTTGACGAACCGCGTTTGATGTCGCTGGTTCCACCCGTGCATATTGCGCTGCTGGAAGTGAATAAGCTTTACACCACGTTTGCGGAAGCGGTGCAGGCGCAAGGCTGGGTGCAAATGGGAATGCCGACGAATGCGCTACTGATTTCCGGGCCGTCGAAGTCGGCGGATATTGAGCAGACGCTGGCGTATGGGGTGCATGGGCCGAAGGAGTTGGTAGTGGTGTTGGTTTAAGCCCAGAAATCTCTTAACTTGAGCTAACCCATCTCCACCAATATTTCCTCTGCTATTGAGCCAAACAGTTGGCTTACAGCAGAGTGGAATGGTTTTAATATGCCCTCGTGAGGCAGTAGCTCTTGCCTAGCTAGTTGTTTCAAAATTTCAGGCTGATCCAGAAAGGTTTCAATCAGTTCAGCCTTCTGTGCCAACCATGTTCTTCGCCAATTCACTAAAATCGCTGCATTCAGATTGAGCTTATAAATGGTTAATCGTGCCTTAGCCCTGTCACGGCGTGGCATGTTTGTATTGGGCACGACACGTCCGCTGCTTGCTTCATAATGAAAATAACGTGCACAGTTTGGTCGCAAAGGATGAATAAACGCATCAGGGTTCCACCATTCCAAACGTGCATGACCACCAAAAACATCGTGTCTGGCAAGTTGTCCGAGTGCTTCATCATCAATCGCAGAAACAATCAGGTTCGTATGGTCAAAAGTCCTGTTGGGGTTGGTCGATCGCGGCTCAATATGATCCAGATGCGCCCCCAAGCCCTGATTTCTGCCTGTGCCATCAACAAGTGGAATCTCACTGTATGCACACAAGCTATATTGTTCGTCATGCAGGCATCTGTTTTGGGTGGCTTTTTTCCGTTGTCCGCGAAAATTCTTCCAACTGCGCCGCGCTTCTTCTGAAGTTGCTGGAGGTGTTTGATGCCGCCTTGCCAAATGGTGATTCGCCTCTCTCTTGAAAATTGCTCTCATCCCAGCAGTTCCCTTCTGCGCTTTACGGTATCCAACCTGATTAACTCAGCATGACTTTTACCCAAGGCATCTTCCAGTTTTTGGCGCAATTGCTGTGCTTTGGGAGAGTTCCAGTCACCCTGTTCGATGATCTGGCGATACCGTTCCAAATCAGCACTTTCTTTCACTTTTGGCATCGGGCTGACCTGCATCACGGTTTCCAATACGTCCGCATTCGTGCGGGCATAGCTCTCGGCGACTGGTTTGGCGGCAATAGTTTTGCCATCAATATTTTCGGTCAGCAGCCGGATATTTTCACTGGGAATAGTTGATAAGACTTGGGGGCTATGGGTTGTGACCACAAACTGCATGTGAGGAAATGCCTTACGCAAGTGGGCTAACACATTCTGCTGCCAGCTTGGGTGCAGGTGCATATCCACTTCATCAATTAAGACAATACCAGGTGATTTAAGAGGGGCATCTTCTTTAAACTGCTTATTCAATCGTACTGCACGATAAGCAATGTCAGCAATCATGGCGATCATGTTGCGAATACCATCAGATAGCTGGTTTACTGCCAACATCCCATATTTGCGATGTTCAATGATAGGTTGATCATGAATATCACTGAAGCGTAGATTATGCCAGCCTGTTTCAGCCAAACACACATCAACCACCGAGCCGATCCCCTTGAGCAAGGCTTGATAAGGGGTCGTCATGTGTAAGCCGCGTTCACCAAATTTTTCTATATTTTGGTCACGTAACTGGTTATGAGCTTTTGATGTATAGCGCAGCCAGTCAACAAAGTATTTATAGCTTGATGCTGGATCCAAGCAATCCAGATAGCCCGAAGTTCTTGAGTAGAATTC
The window above is part of the Thiothrix winogradskyi genome. Proteins encoded here:
- a CDS encoding LutC/YkgG family protein; the protein is MSNTARANILARLKETPPQPSHTSYSSPDKGRLGGVSYDWDTAERVRRFTERMVAVRAEVHHATAETWLDVVSQVCAAKGLNNLLVSPETVLGKQIHAQADRFPTLKTYDQPIESWKQEMFYGIDAAFTGTYGGIAETGTLIVMPSVDEPRLMSLVPPVHIALLEVNKLYTTFAEAVQAQGWVQMGMPTNALLISGPSKSADIEQTLAYGVHGPKELVVVLV
- a CDS encoding retron system putative HNH endonuclease, with protein sequence MRAIFKREANHHLARRHQTPPATSEEARRSWKNFRGQRKKATQNRCLHDEQYSLCAYSEIPLVDGTGRNQGLGAHLDHIEPRSTNPNRTFDHTNLIVSAIDDEALGQLARHDVFGGHARLEWWNPDAFIHPLRPNCARYFHYEASSGRVVPNTNMPRRDRAKARLTIYKLNLNAAILVNWRRTWLAQKAELIETFLDQPEILKQLARQELLPHEGILKPFHSAVSQLFGSIAEEILVEMG
- a CDS encoding AAA family ATPase; this translates as MNTYTGLQSIQLQNYRCFSDLTVELDKYMTVLVANNGAGKTTVLDAIAVSLSAFVGAFHNGKRYGISKDDVLLKIMDTEILEMEAQYPSIFICKGLILGEVVDWERRMNTPHSYNTFKEAKQVIDIGTRLQTSIADEENSDVILPVIAYYGTGRLWAQKKMTGNKVFSSEFYSRTSGYLDCLDPASSYKYFVDWLRYTSKAHNQLRDQNIEKFGERGLHMTTPYQALLKGIGSVVDVCLAETGWHNLRFSDIHDQPIIEHRKYGMLAVNQLSDGIRNMIAMIADIAYRAVRLNKQFKEDAPLKSPGIVLIDEVDMHLHPSWQQNVLAHLRKAFPHMQFVVTTHSPQVLSTIPSENIRLLTENIDGKTIAAKPVAESYARTNADVLETVMQVSPMPKVKESADLERYRQIIEQGDWNSPKAQQLRQKLEDALGKSHAELIRLDTVKRRRELLG